A window of the Chloroflexus sp. Y-396-1 genome harbors these coding sequences:
- the pheA gene encoding prephenate dehydratase, producing the protein MQTIAYLGPPGTFSEEAALAYAAGREARLLPLVSIPAVVTAIETEAATVGVLPIENLLEGSVSYTLDLLIHETNLQIAGEIVVPIRQYLLARPGLQLSDIKVLYAHPQSLAQCRRFVERCLPGVATVASLSNSAAPAEAMADERPAAAIGTLRAAQLVGAAILARDIADSPHNVTRFIVLAREDSPPTGDDKTSFCFGFTREDRPGSLVTALQELAVENINMTKLESRPTRAILGQYIFLVDINGHRREPHVARALERIRLHTGMLKIFGSYPRWRGTNGNSG; encoded by the coding sequence ATGCAAACTATTGCCTATCTTGGTCCACCAGGAACCTTTAGTGAAGAAGCAGCGCTCGCTTACGCAGCGGGGCGGGAAGCGCGGCTGCTCCCTCTGGTGAGCATCCCTGCGGTGGTCACAGCGATTGAAACTGAAGCGGCTACCGTTGGTGTTTTGCCAATTGAGAATCTGCTTGAGGGCAGTGTCAGCTATACCCTTGATCTGCTGATCCACGAGACCAACTTGCAAATTGCGGGCGAAATTGTCGTACCAATCCGACAGTACCTGCTGGCACGTCCGGGATTACAACTGAGTGACATCAAGGTGTTGTACGCCCACCCACAATCGCTCGCTCAATGTCGGCGCTTTGTGGAACGATGTTTACCCGGTGTGGCAACTGTTGCTTCGCTCAGCAATTCGGCTGCACCCGCGGAAGCAATGGCTGATGAGCGTCCGGCGGCTGCGATTGGTACCTTACGCGCAGCCCAACTTGTTGGTGCTGCGATTCTAGCCCGTGATATTGCCGACAGCCCTCATAACGTTACGCGCTTCATCGTGCTGGCGCGAGAAGACTCGCCGCCAACCGGTGACGACAAGACAAGCTTTTGTTTCGGTTTCACTCGCGAAGATCGACCGGGCAGTCTCGTCACCGCCCTTCAGGAACTGGCAGTCGAAAATATCAACATGACCAAACTCGAGTCACGCCCGACCCGTGCAATACTCGGCCAATACATCTTTTTGGTTGACATTAACGGACACCGCCGCGAACCACACGTTGCCCGCGCTTTAGAGCGGATTCGGCTACACACTGGGATGCTGAAGATTTTTGGCAGTTATCCGCGCTGGCGTGGCACGAACGGCAATTCTGGTTAA
- the ilvC gene encoding ketol-acid reductoisomerase, whose product MAELYYDNQADLNRLKNKPIAIIGFGSQGHAHARNLADSGLDVRVGLYPGSKSWAKVEAAGLKVMTVAEAAREAQIVMMLTPDIGQAELYREHIAPAMEPGKTLMFAHGFNIRFGQIVPPKGIDVSMVAPKAPGHRVREVFVQGGGVPALIAVEQDATGGAFEDALAYAKGLGCTRAGVLRTTFAEETETDLFGEQVVLCGGVSALVKAAFETLVEAGYQPEVAYFECMHELKLIVDLFYQGGLNYMRYSVSDTAEWGDYTAGPKIITDQTRAAMRQILADIQSGAFAEDWIEENHNGRPRFNAYRQADINHPIEQIGRELRRMMPFVNPREVKPGEGGA is encoded by the coding sequence ATGGCAGAACTCTACTACGACAATCAGGCCGACCTTAACCGCTTGAAGAACAAACCAATCGCCATCATTGGCTTTGGCAGCCAAGGTCACGCCCATGCCCGCAACCTCGCCGATAGTGGTCTCGACGTGCGCGTTGGTCTGTATCCAGGCTCGAAGAGCTGGGCTAAAGTTGAAGCTGCTGGCCTGAAGGTTATGACCGTTGCAGAGGCCGCTCGCGAAGCCCAAATTGTGATGATGTTAACTCCCGACATCGGTCAGGCCGAACTCTACCGCGAGCACATCGCACCAGCAATGGAACCCGGTAAGACGTTAATGTTCGCCCACGGCTTCAATATTCGCTTTGGTCAGATTGTGCCTCCAAAGGGGATTGACGTCAGTATGGTCGCGCCTAAAGCGCCTGGCCATCGCGTGCGTGAGGTGTTTGTTCAAGGCGGCGGCGTGCCAGCATTGATCGCGGTTGAACAAGACGCGACCGGCGGTGCGTTCGAGGACGCCCTGGCTTACGCCAAGGGCCTGGGCTGTACTCGTGCTGGCGTGTTGCGGACAACCTTCGCCGAGGAGACGGAGACCGATCTGTTCGGTGAACAGGTTGTGCTCTGCGGCGGAGTGAGTGCGCTGGTCAAAGCTGCTTTCGAGACTCTGGTAGAGGCCGGGTATCAGCCAGAAGTTGCCTATTTCGAGTGTATGCACGAGCTGAAGCTGATCGTCGACCTCTTCTACCAGGGTGGCCTCAACTACATGCGCTATTCGGTGAGTGACACTGCTGAGTGGGGTGATTACACCGCTGGCCCGAAGATCATCACCGATCAAACGCGGGCGGCTATGCGCCAGATTCTGGCCGACATCCAGAGCGGTGCCTTCGCAGAAGACTGGATCGAGGAAAATCACAATGGACGCCCCCGCTTTAATGCGTATCGTCAGGCCGACATCAATCATCCAATTGAACAAATTGGCCGTGAACTGCGCCGTATGATGCCCTTCGTGAATCCGCGTGAAGTTAAACCCGGCGAGGGTGGCGCCTGA
- the ilvB gene encoding biosynthetic-type acetolactate synthase large subunit, whose amino-acid sequence MTKPLTGAQIMCEALIREGVEVMFGIPGGAIMPFYYAMWDYRDRLRHVLCRHEQGAGHAAEGYARATGKIGVCIGTSGPGATNLVTPIADAMMDSTPLLAITGQVGSHVLGKDAFQETDITGITMPITKHNYLVKNVDELAYVFKEAIYIATTGRPGPVLIDITKDAMQKTTVPNWDIKLNLPGYKPTYQGNRRQIREAIKLLISAKKPLIIAGHGIIMSGAHRELQEFAERLRIPVITTLHGIGAIPENHPLCIGMPGMHGWVHVNRAIQECDVLFNIGGRFDDRVTGKASTFAPHARIIHVDIDPSEIGKNVRVDVPIVGDARLVLQALLEDLPPPSELAELHTHASDWMEHIREMQDKHQGKQQYKNRAAMANMALPPHDVYEALSRTLNARGNYRVVTDVGQHQMWAAQLIDWNAGPRTHITSGGAGTMGFAVPAALGVAIACPNDTVWAIVGDGGFQMTNQEMATIVQEGLKNIKIAVINNGYLGMVRQWQELFEHKRYSGTPLSGPNFAKLAEAYGWKGLTVERSEDVQDAIDEAYATDGPVLIDFRVEREVNVFPMVPQNKSIGEMILSESQA is encoded by the coding sequence ATGACCAAACCACTCACCGGTGCCCAGATCATGTGTGAGGCCCTCATCCGCGAGGGGGTCGAAGTGATGTTCGGAATTCCCGGCGGCGCAATTATGCCCTTTTACTACGCGATGTGGGATTACCGAGACCGGCTGCGCCATGTGCTCTGCCGCCACGAGCAAGGCGCCGGTCATGCCGCTGAAGGGTATGCCCGTGCTACGGGCAAAATTGGCGTCTGTATCGGTACCAGCGGCCCTGGCGCTACTAATTTAGTGACGCCGATTGCCGATGCGATGATGGATAGTACCCCCTTATTGGCGATCACCGGTCAGGTCGGGAGCCACGTCCTTGGTAAGGATGCGTTTCAAGAGACCGACATCACCGGTATCACGATGCCGATCACCAAACACAACTACCTGGTGAAGAATGTCGATGAGCTGGCTTATGTCTTCAAAGAGGCTATTTATATTGCCACAACCGGCCGACCTGGCCCGGTCTTGATCGACATCACAAAGGATGCGATGCAGAAGACAACAGTGCCCAATTGGGATATTAAGCTCAACCTGCCCGGTTATAAACCAACCTATCAGGGGAATCGCCGTCAGATTCGTGAAGCGATCAAGCTGTTGATCAGTGCGAAGAAACCTTTGATTATCGCCGGTCACGGAATTATTATGTCCGGCGCTCATCGCGAACTGCAAGAGTTTGCCGAACGCTTACGCATTCCGGTGATTACGACACTACACGGCATCGGTGCAATTCCTGAAAATCACCCCCTATGTATCGGTATGCCCGGTATGCACGGCTGGGTACACGTTAACCGGGCAATTCAAGAATGTGACGTGCTCTTCAATATCGGCGGTCGCTTTGATGACCGGGTGACCGGAAAGGCAAGCACCTTTGCTCCCCATGCTCGCATTATTCACGTTGACATTGATCCTTCAGAGATTGGGAAGAACGTGCGGGTTGATGTGCCGATTGTTGGCGATGCCCGCCTTGTTCTACAGGCCCTGCTTGAAGACTTGCCACCACCGAGCGAGCTAGCCGAGCTGCATACGCATGCTTCGGATTGGATGGAGCATATCCGTGAAATGCAAGATAAGCATCAGGGAAAGCAGCAGTACAAGAATCGGGCTGCAATGGCCAACATGGCCTTACCACCGCACGATGTCTATGAGGCGTTAAGTCGTACCCTCAATGCCCGTGGCAACTATCGGGTCGTTACCGATGTTGGTCAGCACCAGATGTGGGCAGCGCAGTTGATCGATTGGAACGCTGGCCCGCGCACACACATTACATCGGGTGGCGCCGGCACGATGGGCTTCGCAGTACCGGCAGCGCTAGGCGTGGCAATCGCCTGCCCTAACGATACCGTCTGGGCTATCGTGGGCGACGGTGGCTTCCAGATGACCAACCAGGAAATGGCAACGATTGTGCAGGAAGGGCTAAAGAATATCAAGATAGCAGTGATCAACAACGGCTACCTGGGAATGGTCCGGCAGTGGCAAGAGTTGTTCGAGCACAAACGCTACAGCGGTACCCCCCTGTCAGGCCCCAACTTTGCAAAACTGGCCGAAGCCTACGGCTGGAAGGGGCTGACGGTAGAGCGCAGCGAAGATGTGCAAGATGCAATTGATGAGGCCTACGCAACCGACGGGCCGGTACTGATCGATTTCCGGGTTGAGCGTGAAGTCAACGTCTTCCCGATGGTACCGCAGAACAAGTCAATTGGTGAGATGATCCTCTCAGAATCACAGGCGTAG
- a CDS encoding 2-isopropylmalate synthase, with amino-acid sequence MTNTTEPSVEYVRIFDTTLRDGEQAPGCTMTLEEKLEVARQLARLRVDIIEAGFPAASPGDWAAVHEIAREIGTPDGPIIAALARANRDDIDKAWSAIQPAAKKRIHTFMSTSDIHLEYQFRKTRAEALELIHEMVSYARSLCEDVEFSPMDAGRTDPLFLREAVAVAVAAGATTLNIPDTVGYLTPDEYGAMIRDLRENVPGIERCILSTHCHDDLGMAVANSLAGVRAGARQVECTINGIGERAGNASLEEVVMALHTRQQYYGLRTRIETREIARTSRLVSSFIGIPVPPNKAIVGANAFAHESGIHQDGVLKYRQTYEIMSAETVGLESNTLVLGKHSGRHAFRKYLEEKGYKLNEEEFQHVFARFKDLCDRKKRVDDRDIEALIAGEMQHTPELYKLDHVQYASGVGMIPTATVRLIGPDGQAKVDSAQGTGPVDAVYQAINRIIQRPNELIEFSINAITEGLDAVAEVTVRIREQGSPARLNESSSTAISLTGRRPTQQIFSGYGVHTDTIVAAAQAYMAALNKMLAARQERIKAEAMAYSAGYSGETSSLPVDIFGGSTLG; translated from the coding sequence ATGACCAACACAACTGAACCGAGTGTAGAGTACGTTCGGATCTTTGATACAACCCTGCGCGATGGTGAACAGGCGCCCGGCTGTACCATGACGCTAGAAGAGAAATTAGAGGTCGCCCGCCAGTTGGCCCGACTGCGGGTAGACATTATCGAGGCCGGTTTTCCGGCTGCTTCGCCCGGTGATTGGGCGGCGGTGCACGAAATTGCCCGTGAAATCGGTACACCCGATGGCCCGATTATCGCAGCACTGGCCCGCGCCAACCGTGACGATATTGATAAGGCGTGGAGTGCGATCCAACCGGCAGCGAAAAAGCGCATTCACACATTTATGTCAACTTCAGACATTCATCTCGAATATCAGTTTCGTAAAACACGCGCCGAAGCCCTGGAGCTGATTCACGAAATGGTCAGCTATGCGCGATCGCTGTGCGAGGATGTTGAGTTCTCACCGATGGATGCCGGTCGCACCGATCCGCTCTTCTTGCGTGAAGCTGTAGCCGTAGCCGTGGCCGCCGGAGCTACCACCCTCAATATTCCCGATACGGTCGGTTATCTCACCCCTGATGAGTATGGGGCGATGATCCGCGATTTGCGCGAGAATGTACCGGGCATTGAACGGTGCATCCTCTCGACCCATTGTCACGACGATCTCGGCATGGCAGTTGCTAATTCGCTGGCCGGTGTGCGTGCCGGCGCCCGGCAAGTTGAATGTACTATCAACGGTATCGGTGAACGGGCAGGTAATGCCTCACTGGAAGAAGTGGTGATGGCATTGCATACACGCCAACAATATTATGGCCTGCGGACACGGATTGAGACCCGCGAAATTGCCCGTACTTCACGACTGGTCAGTAGCTTTATCGGCATACCGGTGCCACCGAACAAGGCTATCGTTGGCGCCAATGCCTTTGCCCACGAATCGGGCATCCATCAGGATGGTGTCTTGAAGTATCGCCAGACTTACGAGATCATGAGTGCCGAGACAGTGGGGCTGGAAAGCAATACGCTGGTGTTAGGGAAACACTCAGGTCGCCATGCCTTCCGCAAGTATCTCGAAGAAAAGGGCTACAAGCTGAACGAAGAGGAGTTCCAGCACGTCTTTGCTCGCTTCAAAGACCTGTGTGATCGGAAGAAGCGAGTCGATGATCGCGACATTGAGGCATTGATCGCCGGTGAGATGCAGCATACCCCAGAGTTGTATAAACTCGATCACGTGCAATACGCATCAGGTGTCGGGATGATTCCGACGGCAACCGTGCGCCTGATCGGGCCTGATGGTCAAGCCAAAGTTGACAGCGCCCAGGGTACCGGGCCGGTCGATGCTGTTTATCAGGCGATCAACCGCATCATTCAGCGTCCCAACGAGTTGATTGAGTTCTCGATCAATGCCATCACTGAGGGGCTTGATGCGGTCGCCGAAGTGACGGTGCGCATTCGTGAGCAAGGTTCACCTGCCCGCTTGAACGAGAGTAGCAGCACTGCAATCAGCCTGACCGGTCGTCGTCCAACCCAGCAGATCTTCAGTGGTTATGGGGTACATACCGATACCATCGTGGCTGCCGCCCAGGCGTATATGGCTGCCCTCAATAAGATGTTAGCGGCGCGCCAGGAGCGGATTAAGGCGGAAGCGATGGCCTATTCTGCTGGCTACAGCGGCGAGACGAGTAGTTTGCCGGTTGACATCTTTGGCGGTAGCACGCTCGGCTAG
- a CDS encoding NYN domain-containing protein, with amino-acid sequence MHAGIEVKYAPMAPNGHEKGVDVALAIDAMEKALEGKIDVAVLVSCDGELMPLARALMKHGVRVGVFYFEYESPQRNSTANQRLLRACNYSFDVGSLANHPSTVEVFHSLFSRPPQATAEVAL; translated from the coding sequence ATGCACGCCGGTATCGAAGTGAAATATGCACCAATGGCTCCCAACGGTCATGAGAAAGGCGTCGATGTTGCGCTGGCGATTGACGCGATGGAAAAGGCACTAGAAGGAAAAATTGATGTTGCGGTTCTGGTTTCATGCGATGGCGAACTCATGCCGTTGGCCCGTGCGCTGATGAAACATGGGGTACGGGTTGGCGTCTTCTACTTTGAGTACGAGTCACCACAGCGCAACAGTACTGCTAACCAACGGCTGTTGAGAGCATGCAACTACTCCTTCGATGTCGGGAGCCTAGCAAATCATCCGAGTACAGTCGAGGTGTTCCATAGCCTGTTCTCGCGCCCACCACAAGCAACGGCAGAAGTGGCATTGTAA
- the ilvN gene encoding acetolactate synthase small subunit has translation MKTHTIVALLQDRPGVLSRVIGLIRRRGYNIESLAVGHSETPGVSRLTLVVESEDVEQVVKQLYRLIEVIKVSDVTDDPTVEREMTMIKLHAPPAVRHEIISMCSVFGARIVDVGTNTMIIEMTGTPGKVENFIEVVRPYGIKEMMRTGRIAMVRGARGHNASEYVEPTTNGATVPVLN, from the coding sequence ATGAAAACGCACACCATCGTTGCCCTCTTACAAGATCGACCCGGTGTACTGAGCCGTGTCATTGGATTGATCCGCCGCCGAGGCTATAACATCGAGAGCCTGGCCGTCGGACATAGTGAAACCCCCGGTGTTAGCCGTCTCACGCTGGTCGTTGAATCGGAAGACGTTGAGCAGGTAGTAAAACAGCTCTACCGGTTAATTGAAGTGATCAAAGTCAGTGATGTCACCGATGATCCGACGGTCGAACGCGAAATGACAATGATTAAGTTGCATGCACCGCCAGCCGTGCGCCACGAGATTATCTCGATGTGTAGTGTCTTTGGGGCGCGGATCGTCGATGTAGGCACCAACACGATGATTATCGAGATGACCGGTACGCCGGGTAAGGTCGAGAATTTCATCGAAGTGGTACGGCCTTACGGTATCAAAGAGATGATGCGCACCGGACGTATTGCCATGGTACGTGGTGCGCGCGGTCATAACGCCAGTGAGTATGTAGAGCCGACAACGAACGGCGCTACAGTACCGGTACTAAACTAG